A stretch of the Dyella telluris genome encodes the following:
- a CDS encoding DUF6630 family protein — protein MITTVTWPMLCRDAFGLIWQIAIDQESFLTLSQAERDTRQHYRVCGVKMLGFLKKWFASAGKELTLSSSDVALELDETIDALLDLFKLLAKPMGVGVAEAVAAKVRREAARGEGGTIAFIDVAAPGDEEETFGLAIHVDWKAWGEIEWQANRALRALGSPEPWSRMGGHCDVTAAGVFVELAEWLEPRGLQLVFLDTGGDEYLAFLVSQADADAAFALAADAELSPMTLEQFRIREIS, from the coding sequence GTGATCACTACCGTCACCTGGCCAATGCTTTGCCGAGATGCATTTGGGCTGATATGGCAGATTGCCATTGATCAGGAGTCGTTCTTGACCCTGTCGCAGGCGGAACGCGACACTCGTCAACACTACAGAGTATGTGGAGTAAAGATGCTTGGCTTCTTGAAGAAGTGGTTTGCCTCGGCTGGCAAAGAGCTGACGCTATCGTCGTCAGACGTCGCGCTTGAGCTGGACGAAACAATCGATGCGTTGCTCGATCTCTTCAAGCTCCTTGCAAAGCCTATGGGAGTTGGCGTGGCAGAAGCTGTCGCAGCCAAAGTGCGTCGCGAGGCCGCTCGGGGTGAGGGAGGCACGATAGCTTTTATCGATGTGGCGGCACCCGGCGATGAGGAAGAAACGTTCGGCTTGGCCATCCACGTGGACTGGAAGGCATGGGGCGAGATCGAGTGGCAGGCCAACCGAGCGCTCCGAGCGCTCGGCTCGCCGGAGCCGTGGTCACGGATGGGAGGCCATTGCGATGTCACCGCCGCCGGAGTGTTTGTGGAGCTGGCGGAGTGGCTCGAGCCGAGGGGGCTGCAACTCGTATTTCTTGATACTGGCGGGGACGAGTATCTTGCTTTCCTCGTTTCTCAGGCCGATGCGGACGCAGCCTTTGCACTGGCGGCCGACGCGGAGCTCTCCCCAATGACACTCGAGCAATTCCGAATTCGCGAGATCAGTTGA
- a CDS encoding serine hydrolase domain-containing protein, which produces MASLALTFAAGAALAQVPTPVNPAPATSAALPAPSVATTVASDGQAQPNGQTHALTSEDLSSFFDGLVPFALERGDVAGGVISVVKDGKVIFARGYGYADLKTRQAPSPETTLFRPGSTSKLFTWTAVMQLVEQGKLNLDADINQYLDFTIPPRDGKPITLRNIMTHTPGFEDTARDLLPASTDSVNLEKYLKSHLPARIFAPGTIVAYSNYGCGLAGYIVQRISGERFEDYVQKHIFDPLQMTHSSFEQPLPARLAALLSKGYKSASDGKPHPFEPVDPSPAGALSSSATDMANFMIAQLQQGRFGDTRIMQQATAELMHSPQHTAAPGLAGFDLGFYQEDSHGQRIIGHAGDTEVFHSDLHLMLDANVGVFMSFNSAGNEGGAHVIRKAVFQSFLDRYFPYKAPEEATLATAKADAARVSGWYESSRRNESALKPLYLFGHASVAAQPDGTIVVSVWNNYAGKPLYWREVGPSTWRQVNGDAHIKFVDDANGNIAYWATDVEVPVFVFQRVSGARSMGTVGLWVGLSFAGLIVALLSWGVGGWVRRHYRRPLALDASQRRSRLWSRLGVLALFVMLAGWMGLLVVSSVSDDMLLQGTMTPWLYVLYVLGVIGLIGALAVVAHSVRCWMAPRRGRWVLAGETLLALAAIYLVWLILTFGLVSFNVHY; this is translated from the coding sequence TTGGCGTCATTGGCCTTGACCTTCGCCGCCGGAGCGGCGCTGGCCCAGGTGCCCACACCCGTGAACCCGGCTCCGGCCACGTCCGCCGCGCTGCCGGCGCCCAGCGTCGCAACTACCGTGGCGTCCGACGGCCAGGCCCAACCGAATGGCCAGACCCACGCGCTCACCAGCGAAGACCTGTCGAGCTTCTTCGACGGTCTGGTGCCGTTCGCGCTGGAGCGCGGCGACGTCGCCGGAGGCGTGATCTCGGTGGTCAAGGACGGCAAGGTGATCTTCGCCCGGGGCTACGGCTATGCGGATCTGAAGACGCGCCAGGCGCCGTCGCCCGAGACCACGCTGTTCCGCCCCGGTTCCACCTCCAAGTTGTTCACCTGGACCGCGGTGATGCAACTGGTGGAGCAGGGCAAGCTCAATCTCGACGCCGACATCAACCAGTACCTGGACTTCACCATACCGCCGCGTGACGGCAAGCCGATCACGCTGCGCAACATCATGACCCACACGCCGGGCTTCGAGGACACCGCACGCGATCTGCTGCCGGCGTCCACCGATAGCGTGAACCTGGAGAAATACCTGAAGTCACATCTCCCTGCGCGTATCTTTGCGCCGGGCACGATCGTGGCGTATTCCAACTATGGCTGCGGCCTGGCTGGCTATATCGTGCAGCGCATCTCCGGCGAGCGCTTCGAAGACTACGTGCAGAAGCACATCTTCGATCCGCTGCAGATGACGCACTCGAGCTTTGAGCAGCCGCTGCCTGCGCGTCTGGCGGCGCTGTTGTCCAAGGGCTACAAGAGTGCCTCCGACGGCAAGCCGCATCCGTTCGAGCCGGTCGATCCTTCGCCGGCCGGCGCGCTCAGCAGCTCGGCCACGGACATGGCGAACTTCATGATTGCCCAGCTGCAGCAGGGCCGCTTCGGCGATACGCGCATCATGCAGCAGGCTACCGCCGAACTGATGCACAGCCCGCAGCACACCGCGGCGCCAGGATTGGCAGGCTTCGACCTGGGCTTCTACCAGGAAGACAGTCATGGTCAGCGCATCATCGGCCATGCGGGCGACACCGAGGTGTTCCATAGCGACCTGCACCTGATGCTGGACGCGAATGTCGGTGTGTTCATGTCCTTCAACAGCGCTGGCAATGAGGGTGGCGCCCATGTGATCCGCAAGGCGGTGTTCCAGTCCTTCCTGGATCGCTACTTCCCGTACAAGGCGCCCGAGGAAGCGACCCTGGCAACCGCCAAGGCCGATGCCGCGCGCGTGTCCGGTTGGTACGAGTCAAGCCGGCGCAACGAAAGTGCGCTCAAGCCGCTGTACCTGTTTGGCCATGCCAGTGTTGCCGCTCAGCCGGACGGCACCATCGTGGTCTCCGTGTGGAACAACTACGCGGGCAAGCCGCTGTACTGGCGCGAGGTGGGGCCGTCGACGTGGCGTCAGGTCAACGGCGATGCACACATCAAGTTCGTCGACGATGCCAATGGCAACATCGCCTACTGGGCGACCGACGTCGAAGTGCCGGTGTTTGTGTTCCAGCGCGTCTCCGGTGCGCGCTCGATGGGCACGGTGGGTCTGTGGGTCGGGCTGTCGTTCGCGGGCCTGATCGTGGCGCTGTTGAGCTGGGGCGTGGGCGGCTGGGTGCGTCGCCACTATCGCCGTCCGCTCGCACTGGATGCCTCGCAGCGCCGTTCGCGCCTGTGGTCGCGGCTCGGCGTACTTGCCCTGTTCGTGATGTTGGCAGGCTGGATGGGCCTGCTGGTGGTCTCGTCGGTCAGTGACGACATGTTGCTGCAGGGCACGATGACGCCGTGGCTTTACGTCCTCTATGTGCTCGGCGTGATCGGTCTGATTGGCGCGCTGGCCGTGGTGGCGCATAGCGTGCGTTGCTGGATGGCGCCGCGTCGCGGGCGCTGGGTGCTGGCTGGCGAAACCCTGCTGGCGCTGGCGGCGATCTATCTGGTGTGGCTGATCCTGACCTTCGGACTGGTCAGCTTCAACGTCCACTACTGA
- a CDS encoding DoxX family protein, which translates to MNADRASRYAPLLLRVLLGSLFIAHLYWKFAILPGGLSRWWAGFATNGYSPFVPWYVFSAELAGALLLIPGVYTRWVSLYVLPMMLGATQFWAVRKGFYFTSAGAELPLVWSLLLVLQMMLGDGPYRLRAS; encoded by the coding sequence ATGAACGCAGATCGCGCGTCACGCTACGCTCCACTGTTGCTGAGGGTTTTACTCGGGTCGCTGTTCATCGCGCACTTGTACTGGAAGTTCGCCATTCTGCCGGGAGGCTTGTCCCGATGGTGGGCGGGTTTCGCCACAAACGGCTATTCCCCGTTCGTTCCCTGGTATGTCTTTTCCGCCGAGCTGGCCGGTGCCTTGCTGCTCATTCCTGGCGTCTATACGCGCTGGGTCAGTCTGTATGTGCTGCCCATGATGCTTGGAGCAACGCAGTTCTGGGCGGTACGCAAGGGTTTCTACTTCACTAGCGCAGGGGCGGAGCTGCCCCTCGTGTGGTCGTTGCTGCTCGTCCTTCAGATGATGCTTGGCGATGGCCCGTATCGGTTGCGCGCCAGCTAA
- a CDS encoding TonB-dependent receptor yields MQFQQLRHRRRCISVAVAFALFGSFTATAQPSTSGGGDLAAAAATNAGPAPGAETSTDPVDQQGASPQSASNNSAPINLGTVMVTANKREERLQAVPMAVSAVSGDDLRRQGANSFADYASQVPGLNLISSSAGQTQLVLRGVTSGSSQANSSVSTYIDDAPYGSSTVYAAGSLLTPDIDPADIERIEVLRGPQGTLYGSNSLGGLVKFVTTPPDSTRMYGRASVDYTSVDGGGSGFAERAMFNLPLVEGKLALRVNAYNRDDPGYIDNVFTGKKEVNEDTVSGGRAQMLWTPTDKVSVRLSALAQNLRGDGLANTGVEVDPATLQPIYGYQKQSRAAGTGLLAVQYRLYDLSVDADFGWAKLVSSSSYGSQKVDQNGDVTTAYGPLLNPIFGLDNGGYSVTQPITLGKFTQELRLESPAEQMFAWRAGVFYTRENTTNHQMVNVFDASTGVPIDLPNLGDIHIGPGIFKEWAGYADVTWHATSQLSVLLGARQTHDTTSYTQVSSGLLTGPADFTTRSSDTPTTFLFNPSFKFNDNMMAYLRVASGFRPGGANVGVPPGLDAPLTFQPDKLTSYELGFKSTLLDQRMTFEADAFYIDWNQIQLTTTNASFVYLSNGGKARSQGLEASWKYAPVQGLVLSANATWTDAALTADTPPGLYGKDGDSLPWVPKWNANLGADYSFPLGGGWSGFVGGNYSYVGRRESDFLSVPGPRISVPGYHGVDLHAGAYFGNWTIKGYVKNLTNQRGITSLASETTDPLGSPYSATYVPPRTVGVTLALDF; encoded by the coding sequence ATGCAATTTCAGCAACTGCGGCACAGGCGCCGCTGCATCAGTGTGGCCGTTGCGTTCGCCTTGTTCGGTTCTTTCACTGCCACAGCACAGCCATCGACATCCGGTGGCGGAGACCTCGCAGCCGCGGCGGCCACGAATGCCGGTCCGGCGCCGGGCGCCGAGACATCGACGGATCCTGTCGATCAGCAAGGGGCGAGTCCGCAGTCCGCGTCCAACAACTCCGCGCCGATCAATCTTGGCACCGTGATGGTCACGGCCAACAAACGCGAGGAGCGTTTGCAGGCCGTGCCCATGGCAGTCTCCGCGGTTTCCGGCGACGACCTGCGGCGGCAAGGCGCGAACAGCTTCGCGGATTACGCCAGTCAGGTGCCAGGTCTCAACCTGATCTCCAGCTCGGCAGGGCAGACGCAGTTGGTATTGCGCGGCGTCACGTCGGGTAGCTCGCAGGCGAACTCGAGCGTCAGCACCTATATTGATGACGCACCGTACGGTTCCAGCACCGTATATGCCGCCGGTAGTTTGCTGACACCGGATATCGATCCGGCCGATATTGAACGCATCGAAGTATTGCGCGGCCCGCAGGGCACGCTCTATGGCTCCAATTCGCTGGGCGGCCTGGTGAAATTCGTCACGACGCCGCCGGACTCCACGCGCATGTATGGGCGTGCATCGGTTGACTACACCAGCGTTGACGGCGGTGGCAGCGGCTTCGCCGAGCGCGCCATGTTCAACCTGCCGCTGGTAGAGGGCAAGCTCGCGCTGCGCGTCAACGCATACAACCGCGACGATCCCGGTTACATCGACAACGTGTTTACCGGCAAGAAGGAAGTCAACGAAGACACCGTCAGCGGCGGTCGCGCGCAAATGCTATGGACGCCCACCGATAAGGTATCGGTACGTCTGTCGGCGCTTGCACAGAACCTCAGGGGCGACGGGCTTGCCAACACCGGCGTGGAAGTGGACCCGGCCACGCTTCAGCCCATTTACGGTTACCAGAAGCAGAGCCGCGCCGCCGGCACCGGTCTGCTCGCCGTGCAATATCGCCTCTACGACCTTTCCGTTGATGCCGATTTCGGTTGGGCCAAGCTGGTCTCGTCGAGCAGTTACGGTTCGCAGAAAGTCGATCAGAATGGCGATGTCACCACGGCATACGGCCCACTGCTCAATCCCATTTTCGGACTGGACAACGGCGGGTACTCGGTCACGCAGCCGATCACGCTGGGGAAATTCACTCAGGAGCTGAGGCTGGAGTCGCCGGCCGAGCAGATGTTTGCGTGGCGTGCGGGCGTGTTCTACACCCGCGAAAACACCACCAATCATCAGATGGTCAACGTCTTCGATGCATCGACCGGTGTGCCGATCGACCTGCCCAACCTGGGTGACATTCATATCGGCCCGGGCATCTTCAAGGAATGGGCCGGCTACGCCGATGTAACCTGGCATGCCACCTCGCAATTGAGCGTGCTGCTCGGCGCGCGTCAGACGCACGACACCACGTCGTACACGCAGGTGAGCAGTGGCCTGCTGACGGGCCCGGCTGATTTCACCACGCGCAGCTCGGATACGCCGACGACGTTTCTGTTCAATCCCAGCTTCAAGTTCAACGACAACATGATGGCCTACCTGCGTGTGGCATCGGGCTTCCGTCCCGGTGGTGCCAATGTGGGCGTGCCGCCGGGCCTGGATGCTCCGCTGACGTTCCAGCCGGACAAGCTGACCAGCTACGAACTCGGCTTCAAATCGACCTTGCTCGATCAGCGTATGACCTTTGAGGCCGACGCGTTCTACATCGACTGGAACCAGATCCAGCTCACCACCACCAACGCCAGTTTCGTTTACCTGAGCAACGGTGGCAAAGCCAGGAGCCAGGGCCTGGAAGCCAGCTGGAAATACGCACCGGTGCAGGGGCTGGTGCTGTCCGCGAACGCCACCTGGACGGATGCAGCACTCACGGCGGATACCCCGCCGGGACTGTATGGCAAGGACGGCGATAGCCTGCCGTGGGTGCCGAAATGGAATGCCAACCTGGGTGCGGATTACAGCTTCCCGCTCGGCGGCGGCTGGTCCGGATTCGTGGGCGGCAATTACAGCTACGTGGGCCGACGCGAGTCCGATTTCCTCTCCGTTCCCGGACCGCGCATTTCCGTGCCCGGCTACCACGGTGTCGATCTGCACGCAGGTGCTTATTTCGGCAACTGGACGATCAAGGGCTACGTCAAGAACCTCACCAACCAACGCGGCATCACGTCACTTGCTTCGGAAACGACCGATCCGCTGGGCAGTCCGTATTCGGCGACCTATGTGCCACCGCGCACGGTGGGAGTCACCCTCGCCCTCGACTTCTGA
- a CDS encoding antibiotic biosynthesis monooxygenase family protein has protein sequence MKESSAGFAAIYRWRLRPGMEDQFIKAWTRISELYLHQGGSLGSRLHRGHDGLWYSYAQWPDEATRKNAFSAGALDKEAGELMRDSIAESLPEITLEPMVDLLVLPHRTKAES, from the coding sequence ATGAAGGAATCCAGTGCTGGATTTGCGGCGATTTACCGGTGGCGACTTCGCCCGGGCATGGAGGATCAGTTCATCAAGGCCTGGACGCGTATCTCCGAGCTCTATCTGCATCAGGGCGGGTCGCTTGGCTCACGGCTTCACCGCGGTCATGACGGTCTCTGGTACAGCTATGCGCAATGGCCGGATGAAGCCACCCGAAAGAATGCCTTCTCGGCGGGCGCGCTGGACAAAGAGGCAGGCGAACTCATGCGCGACTCCATTGCCGAATCGCTGCCGGAGATAACGCTTGAGCCTATGGTCGATTTGCTGGTGCTACCCCATCGTACGAAGGCCGAAAGCTAG
- a CDS encoding toll/interleukin-1 receptor domain-containing protein, translated as MGHDVFVSYSQPDREAACALVQRLEARSIRVWIAPRDVSPAADWAAEIIDAIACARLMVLVFSGSSNDSGQVRREVERAVHKQVPILPFRIEDVLPSKSLEYFLSTQHWMDAFPSPVEPHIDRLCDYLDTALGVHAPHDVSPEHQPMRGLGPVDTARPGGGIDAAHLRLLETELARRIGPVAGHLVRRAAQGSGDLDALARCLASEIDGEQERRIFLEACWRIGKGK; from the coding sequence ATGGGCCACGACGTGTTCGTCAGCTATTCGCAACCGGACAGGGAGGCTGCGTGTGCGCTGGTACAGCGCCTGGAGGCGCGCAGCATCCGCGTGTGGATCGCGCCGCGCGACGTATCGCCGGCCGCGGATTGGGCCGCTGAAATCATCGATGCGATTGCCTGTGCGCGGCTGATGGTGTTGGTGTTCTCCGGCAGCAGCAACGACTCGGGTCAGGTACGGCGCGAGGTGGAGCGCGCCGTGCACAAGCAGGTACCGATCCTTCCATTTCGGATCGAGGATGTACTGCCGTCAAAAAGCCTGGAGTACTTCCTCAGCACACAACACTGGATGGACGCGTTCCCGTCACCGGTCGAACCGCACATCGATCGCCTCTGCGATTACCTCGACACCGCCCTCGGCGTGCATGCACCCCACGATGTCTCGCCCGAACACCAGCCCATGCGGGGCCTCGGCCCCGTCGACACCGCGCGCCCGGGCGGTGGTATCGACGCGGCGCACCTGCGCCTGCTGGAGACAGAGCTGGCCAGGCGCATCGGGCCCGTCGCCGGACACCTGGTGCGCCGTGCTGCGCAGGGTAGTGGCGACCTGGATGCGCTTGCGCGCTGCCTCGCATCAGAAATCGACGGCGAACAGGAGCGCCGGATCTTCCTGGAAGCCTGCTGGCGTATCGGCAAGGGCAAATAG
- a CDS encoding Tll0287-like domain-containing protein, which translates to MLLRINLILLVAFALGMGVISLVVTSTLRENAAREVLAQAGLMIDSAAAIRSYTETEIGPLLDDKMASAFRPQSVPFYAATQNFLTLHKEHPDYSYKEATLNPTNPRDRATDWEADIVQRFRNDSTASEVSGTRDTPVGRILYLARPIRVDAGCMGCHSLPSAAPATMLARYGSDNGFGWQPNEVVGAQIVSVPFASAESNAERVRRDVLAAIAAMLVCVLLIVNVSLYVLVIRPVRRIARIADQVSLGDTAAADFPSGGGAEVAALSVAFNRMRKSLDKALQMLGG; encoded by the coding sequence GTGCTGCTGCGGATCAACCTCATATTGCTGGTGGCATTCGCGCTCGGCATGGGCGTGATCTCTCTGGTCGTGACGTCGACCCTGCGGGAGAACGCAGCGCGCGAAGTGCTGGCCCAGGCTGGCCTGATGATCGACAGCGCCGCGGCGATCCGCTCCTATACCGAAACCGAGATCGGGCCGTTGCTCGACGACAAGATGGCGAGCGCGTTTCGCCCGCAGAGCGTTCCGTTCTATGCCGCGACGCAAAACTTCCTCACGCTGCACAAGGAACACCCCGACTACTCCTACAAGGAGGCCACGCTCAACCCAACCAATCCGCGCGATCGCGCTACGGACTGGGAGGCGGACATCGTGCAGCGCTTTCGCAACGACAGCACGGCCAGCGAAGTGAGCGGAACACGCGACACGCCGGTGGGAAGGATCCTTTACCTGGCGCGCCCTATCCGTGTCGATGCCGGCTGCATGGGCTGCCACAGCCTGCCGTCGGCGGCACCCGCAACCATGCTCGCACGCTACGGGAGCGACAACGGGTTCGGCTGGCAGCCAAACGAAGTGGTCGGCGCGCAAATCGTCTCGGTGCCGTTCGCCAGCGCCGAGTCGAATGCGGAGCGCGTCCGTCGCGATGTGCTGGCGGCCATCGCCGCGATGCTCGTGTGCGTGCTGTTGATCGTCAATGTCTCGCTGTACGTGTTGGTGATCCGCCCGGTGCGGCGGATCGCGCGGATCGCCGATCAGGTGAGCCTTGGCGATACCGCCGCTGCGGATTTCCCGAGTGGAGGAGGCGCCGAGGTGGCCGCGTTGTCAGTCGCGTTCAACCGCATGCGCAAGAGCCTGGACAAGGCGCTGCAGATGCTGGGCGGATAG
- a CDS encoding peptide MFS transporter: MTSATSPVTEKSWFGHPRGLTILFLTEMWEMFSFFGMRALLVYYMTKHLKLDQEYASLVYGVYAAFVYFTPVFGGMLADRWLGKGRSVVIGGSMMALGHFMMSSEALFYPALCMIALGNGLFLPSLASQIEGLYRAGDERSKSAYNIYYVGINLGGFLSPLVCGTLGEAYGWHWGFAAAGIGMLLSLVIYLAGRRYLPTEPALGAATREVRPPMDRTARERFGLLIGIAAIVVIFRGAYEQNGNTIALWADTGIDRTLARGWTIPMTWFQSINSLAVFALTPLLVARWARLARKGVVTPLLGRMSFGAAIVAVSYVALGLVAAWSEAHGTRASWIWLFVWFVVFTIGELYILPTGLALFGRMAPEGFRATSIATWFFAGFFGNLLAGALGTLWSSMGHGAFFVLIGGVSALSAVLLYMLNRRHSGAGQHGQTGSTTVLAR; the protein is encoded by the coding sequence ATGACTTCCGCAACGAGCCCGGTAACAGAGAAAAGCTGGTTCGGCCATCCACGTGGCCTGACCATCCTGTTCTTGACCGAAATGTGGGAGATGTTCTCCTTCTTCGGCATGCGGGCGCTCTTGGTCTACTACATGACCAAGCACCTGAAGTTGGACCAGGAGTACGCCTCGCTGGTGTATGGCGTGTACGCCGCCTTCGTCTATTTCACGCCGGTGTTTGGCGGCATGCTGGCCGATCGCTGGCTGGGCAAGGGACGCTCCGTCGTCATTGGCGGTTCGATGATGGCGCTCGGGCATTTCATGATGTCCTCCGAAGCGCTGTTCTATCCGGCGTTGTGCATGATCGCGCTGGGCAACGGCCTGTTCCTTCCCAGCCTCGCCAGCCAGATCGAGGGCCTCTATCGCGCTGGGGACGAGCGCAGCAAGAGTGCATACAACATCTACTACGTCGGCATTAACCTTGGTGGCTTTCTGTCGCCTTTGGTCTGCGGCACGCTGGGCGAGGCGTACGGCTGGCACTGGGGGTTCGCCGCGGCAGGCATCGGCATGCTGCTGTCGCTGGTGATTTATCTGGCCGGACGCCGTTACCTGCCCACCGAGCCGGCACTTGGGGCGGCGACACGCGAAGTACGCCCGCCCATGGACCGCACCGCACGCGAACGCTTTGGCCTGCTGATCGGCATTGCCGCCATCGTGGTGATCTTCCGCGGCGCCTATGAGCAGAACGGCAATACGATTGCGCTGTGGGCTGACACTGGTATCGACCGGACGCTGGCGCGCGGCTGGACCATACCGATGACCTGGTTCCAGTCAATCAATTCGCTGGCGGTGTTCGCCCTCACGCCATTGTTGGTGGCTCGCTGGGCGCGACTGGCACGCAAAGGCGTCGTGACGCCGCTGCTTGGCAGGATGTCTTTCGGCGCGGCCATCGTGGCGGTGTCCTATGTGGCACTCGGGCTGGTTGCGGCGTGGAGTGAGGCGCATGGAACACGTGCCAGCTGGATCTGGCTGTTCGTGTGGTTTGTCGTCTTCACCATCGGTGAGTTGTACATCCTGCCCACGGGACTGGCCTTGTTCGGACGTATGGCGCCGGAAGGCTTCCGCGCCACCAGCATTGCCACGTGGTTCTTTGCCGGATTCTTTGGCAACCTGCTGGCCGGTGCGCTTGGTACCTTGTGGAGCAGCATGGGCCATGGCGCGTTCTTTGTGTTGATTGGCGGTGTCTCGGCACTATCCGCCGTGCTTTTGTATATGCTCAATCGCCGCCATAGCGGCGCGGGGCAACATGGACAAACCGGCAGCACCACCGTGCTGGCCCGATGA
- a CDS encoding dipeptide epimerase: MNIHVDGRLRLQATRKSWAIHTPFHITGYTFTAFDALIVELTDAQGFIGRGEAQGVYYHHDTPDSMLVQIEALRAHIEAGITREALQQLLPAGGARNVLDCALWDLEAKRAGKPVWQLAGLPTCKPLLTTYTVGADEPEVMAGRASSYTTARAIKLKLTDDERNAERVLAVRRARPDVWLMVDANQGFTRESFARLLPTLVDARVDVVEQPFPVGSEAWLDGLERPIRIAADESVQDRSDLAKMVGRVDVINIKLDKCGGLTEALAIAQEARKRGFDLMVGNMGGSSLAMAPSFVVGQLCDVVDLDGPISLVEDYQPSVVYEHGTIWCPDALWGGPASAASK, translated from the coding sequence ATGAATATCCATGTTGACGGGCGCTTGCGCCTGCAGGCAACGCGCAAGAGCTGGGCGATCCATACGCCGTTCCATATCACCGGCTACACCTTCACCGCATTCGATGCACTGATCGTCGAGCTGACTGACGCGCAGGGTTTCATCGGGCGCGGCGAGGCGCAAGGCGTCTACTATCACCACGACACGCCCGATTCAATGTTGGTGCAGATCGAAGCATTGCGTGCGCACATCGAGGCCGGCATCACCCGTGAAGCGCTGCAGCAATTGCTGCCGGCAGGCGGAGCACGCAATGTGCTCGACTGCGCCCTGTGGGATCTGGAAGCCAAGCGCGCCGGCAAACCCGTGTGGCAGCTGGCGGGCCTGCCGACATGCAAGCCGTTGCTGACCACGTACACGGTGGGCGCGGACGAACCGGAAGTGATGGCCGGGCGCGCAAGCAGCTATACGACGGCGCGCGCGATCAAGCTCAAGCTCACCGACGACGAGCGCAATGCCGAGCGCGTGCTCGCCGTGCGACGTGCGCGTCCGGACGTATGGCTGATGGTCGACGCCAACCAGGGCTTCACCCGTGAGTCGTTCGCGCGGCTGTTGCCGACCCTGGTCGACGCGCGAGTGGACGTGGTGGAGCAGCCGTTTCCCGTCGGCAGCGAAGCCTGGCTGGATGGGTTGGAGCGACCGATCCGCATCGCGGCTGACGAGAGCGTGCAGGATCGCAGCGACCTGGCGAAAATGGTTGGCCGGGTCGACGTCATCAATATCAAGCTGGACAAATGCGGCGGGCTTACCGAAGCGTTGGCCATTGCGCAGGAGGCGCGCAAACGTGGCTTCGACTTGATGGTCGGCAATATGGGCGGCTCCTCGCTGGCGATGGCGCCGTCCTTCGTGGTGGGCCAGTTGTGCGATGTGGTGGACCTGGACGGTCCGATCAGCCTGGTCGAGGATTACCAGCCATCGGTGGTGTACGAGCATGGCACTATCTGGTGTCCCGATGCACTCTGGGGTGGCCCGGCGTCGGCCGCAAGCAAGTAA
- a CDS encoding MBL fold metallo-hydrolase, whose translation MVRLHFSSVLSALLFGAMVIGYAGPAPATAAAGPQAVSLASHGDIFRFKIGNLDAVALKDGDIDAANDGKTFAVGQPTEAVSTLLTAAGQPTDVLHLSIQPLLVHSGKRVLLFDTGAADASFARAGRLPASLHEAGVAPSQVTDIFISHRHPDHTGGLLTHDGVRAFPNATIHISAPEWEALKKDGDSAALVAAIASKVETFKPGAAILPGVVTAVDVRGHTPGHSAYEITSGSDRLLYIGDVVHHYVISVQRPEWTVEYDENAPLAQSTRRAELERVAEDNERIYAVHFPFPGLGHVKKQGGSFVWVPEVP comes from the coding sequence ATGGTTCGCCTCCATTTTTCCTCCGTGCTATCTGCCTTGCTATTCGGCGCGATGGTTATCGGGTATGCGGGGCCAGCGCCGGCCACCGCCGCCGCCGGGCCGCAGGCGGTGTCGCTGGCAAGTCATGGCGACATATTCCGCTTTAAGATCGGCAATCTCGATGCGGTGGCACTCAAAGACGGCGACATCGATGCTGCCAACGACGGCAAGACTTTCGCCGTCGGCCAGCCTACCGAGGCTGTCAGCACGTTACTAACCGCGGCGGGACAACCGACGGATGTACTGCACTTGAGCATCCAGCCATTGCTGGTGCATAGCGGGAAGCGCGTGCTGCTGTTTGACACCGGCGCCGCGGACGCATCTTTCGCGCGTGCGGGGCGCCTGCCGGCTTCGTTGCACGAGGCGGGTGTGGCACCGTCGCAAGTCACCGACATCTTCATTTCACACCGTCATCCTGACCACACGGGTGGCCTGCTTACGCACGACGGCGTTCGCGCATTCCCCAACGCCACCATCCACATCTCGGCACCCGAGTGGGAGGCTCTCAAGAAGGATGGTGACAGCGCCGCCCTCGTCGCAGCGATCGCGTCGAAGGTCGAGACCTTCAAGCCAGGGGCAGCAATCTTGCCTGGTGTGGTAACGGCGGTAGACGTCCGAGGCCATACCCCGGGTCACAGCGCCTACGAGATCACATCGGGCAGCGATCGACTGCTCTACATCGGCGACGTCGTGCATCACTACGTTATCTCGGTGCAGCGACCGGAATGGACCGTGGAGTACGACGAGAATGCACCTCTGGCGCAATCAACCCGGCGTGCAGAGCTGGAGCGCGTGGCTGAAGACAACGAGCGCATCTACGCTGTGCATTTTCCGTTCCCTGGATTGGGACACGTAAAGAAGCAGGGCGGCAGCTTCGTGTGGGTGCCCGAGGTGCCTTAG